A stretch of the Bradyrhizobium sp. CCBAU 53351 genome encodes the following:
- a CDS encoding PRC-barrel domain-containing protein, which produces MKKPLCIIASAMLLAAPASAQAPQNGGTATAPNIHATTSPTASIHKEGEWRASKLVGVNVYNNSNEKIGDINDLILDSSGRVANVVIGVGGFLGMGEHNVAVAFDQLKFAKEPMKTASNDGAGKTGSASTSTTGSTSTSAKRSDNWYPDHIVLNANKDQLKKMPEFKY; this is translated from the coding sequence GTGAAGAAACCACTCTGCATTATTGCATCCGCGATGTTGCTTGCCGCCCCTGCCTCGGCACAGGCGCCCCAGAATGGCGGGACAGCCACAGCGCCAAATATCCACGCAACGACTTCCCCGACCGCATCGATACACAAGGAGGGCGAATGGCGTGCATCAAAGCTGGTTGGCGTGAACGTTTACAACAATAGCAACGAGAAGATCGGCGACATCAACGATCTGATCCTCGACTCCAGCGGTCGGGTTGCAAATGTCGTGATCGGGGTGGGAGGCTTCCTGGGAATGGGCGAGCACAACGTTGCCGTTGCCTTTGATCAACTGAAATTCGCCAAGGAGCCGATGAAGACGGCGTCCAACGACGGCGCCGGAAAGACTGGCAGTGCCTCGACGAGCACGACGGGAAGCACATCGACGTCGGCTAAGCGAAGCGACAACTGGTATCCGGACCATATCGTACTGAATGCCAACAAGGATCAGCTGAAGAAAATGCCTGAATTCAAGTACTGA
- a CDS encoding trehalose-6-phosphate synthase: protein MPISYKQFFRYGVFGLAVAAIVAFGISPFTGGIVQQWSRSDVEARSKLVFNAIGPLLGRDVEDRAWDRLADLFKRVALDKKILAVGFCDPEGSLIAPTPEMPANFSCEKSAKSESESFTSITSGGRRILVAAFPVQSGRGRSYLVILTDLSFAAARSSQVLSYLLAALASVVLVLTVGTIIFAVLIMRGWMDALRRAVDDVRRGAQGESLELSGGSIDREIHKLLRSADQVALTSQIEWTPKSLQEVLHGVLPGAEVLVVSNREPYIHNASEAGRVVQRPASGLVSALEPIMRACGGTWIAHGSGSADREAVDENDRIRVPEAAPAYTLRRIWISEEEQDGYYYGFANEGLWPLCHIVFVRPTFRLTDWQMYRQINQRFADAVVTEARTEDPVVLVQDYHFALAPRMIRERLPKATIITFWHIPWPNAETFGICPWKAEIIEGMLGSTIIGFHTQFHCNNFIEGVDRFVESRIDREVQTVSLGGHETRVRAYPISIEWPPKELEKLPPPAHCRSDVVAQFGLADGTRLIVGVERFDYTKGILDRMRAVDALLSRNPTWRDRLLFVQVAAPTRSKLSSYSKLQAEAEALAAEINGRHSGRQPVIHLIARHYEPAEVFRLFRAADACVVSSLHDGMNLVAKEFVSSREDNAGVLILSSFTGASRELSEALIVNPYDTEEMASAIEIALTMPIQEQAERMKLMRQQVKEHNVYRWAGAMLVDAARSRTRERVLGLAAKARLSPKPI, encoded by the coding sequence ATGCCGATATCCTATAAGCAGTTCTTCCGCTATGGCGTTTTCGGCTTGGCGGTAGCCGCAATCGTTGCGTTCGGGATTTCTCCGTTTACCGGTGGAATCGTACAGCAATGGTCGCGGAGCGATGTCGAGGCCAGATCCAAGTTGGTCTTCAACGCCATTGGGCCGCTGCTTGGCCGAGATGTCGAGGACCGAGCTTGGGACCGCCTCGCAGACCTCTTCAAGAGGGTCGCGCTCGACAAGAAGATTCTCGCGGTTGGATTTTGCGATCCGGAAGGGTCGTTGATCGCGCCGACGCCAGAGATGCCGGCCAACTTTTCGTGCGAGAAGTCGGCGAAGTCCGAAAGCGAAAGTTTCACCAGCATAACCAGCGGGGGGCGGCGGATTCTCGTCGCTGCTTTCCCGGTTCAAAGCGGCCGTGGCCGCTCCTATCTCGTCATCCTGACCGACCTCAGCTTCGCCGCGGCGAGATCAAGCCAAGTGCTGTCATATCTTCTGGCCGCGCTTGCAAGCGTCGTTCTGGTCCTCACAGTGGGCACGATCATTTTCGCCGTCCTGATCATGAGAGGATGGATGGACGCCTTGCGACGCGCGGTCGACGACGTGCGCCGAGGTGCCCAGGGAGAGTCGCTTGAGTTGAGCGGCGGGTCTATCGATCGCGAGATTCACAAGTTGTTGCGCAGCGCCGACCAGGTCGCGCTTACGAGCCAGATCGAGTGGACGCCAAAATCGCTTCAAGAGGTGCTGCACGGCGTTCTGCCGGGGGCCGAAGTTCTCGTCGTGTCCAATCGGGAGCCCTACATCCACAACGCGTCGGAAGCGGGAAGGGTGGTGCAGCGGCCGGCGAGCGGATTGGTCTCGGCCCTGGAGCCAATCATGCGTGCCTGCGGCGGCACGTGGATCGCTCACGGCAGCGGCAGCGCCGATCGGGAAGCGGTCGACGAGAATGATAGAATCCGGGTGCCCGAGGCTGCTCCGGCCTACACGCTCCGGCGCATCTGGATCTCCGAGGAGGAGCAGGACGGCTACTATTACGGATTTGCCAATGAAGGGCTCTGGCCGTTGTGCCACATCGTTTTCGTGCGGCCGACATTCAGGTTGACCGATTGGCAGATGTATCGGCAGATCAACCAGCGCTTTGCCGACGCCGTCGTCACCGAGGCGCGTACCGAGGATCCCGTCGTGCTGGTCCAGGATTATCACTTCGCGCTTGCTCCGAGAATGATCCGTGAGCGATTGCCGAAGGCGACGATCATCACCTTCTGGCACATCCCCTGGCCGAATGCAGAGACCTTCGGCATATGCCCTTGGAAGGCGGAGATCATCGAAGGCATGCTCGGCAGCACGATTATCGGATTCCATACCCAGTTCCACTGCAACAATTTCATCGAGGGCGTCGATCGTTTCGTAGAAAGCAGGATCGATCGCGAAGTGCAGACGGTCAGCTTAGGGGGACATGAAACAAGGGTACGCGCCTATCCGATCTCCATCGAATGGCCGCCGAAGGAGCTGGAAAAGCTGCCGCCTCCGGCGCATTGCCGATCCGATGTGGTCGCCCAATTCGGACTCGCGGACGGAACGCGGCTGATCGTCGGTGTCGAACGTTTCGATTACACCAAGGGCATTCTCGATCGCATGCGCGCCGTCGACGCGCTACTTTCACGAAATCCAACCTGGAGAGATCGGCTGCTATTCGTTCAGGTCGCAGCCCCGACACGCAGCAAGCTCAGCTCGTATTCGAAGCTCCAAGCCGAAGCCGAGGCGCTCGCCGCCGAAATAAATGGGAGGCACTCCGGTCGCCAGCCCGTAATTCACCTGATCGCGCGGCATTACGAGCCAGCGGAGGTCTTCCGCTTGTTCAGGGCAGCCGATGCCTGCGTCGTCAGCAGCCTGCATGATGGAATGAACCTGGTGGCGAAGGAGTTCGTCAGCTCGCGGGAGGACAATGCCGGTGTCCTGATCTTGTCGAGCTTCACCGGTGCGTCGCGAGAACTATCCGAAGCGCTCATCGTCAATCCTTATGACACGGAAGAAATGGCATCAGCGATTGAGATTGCGCTGACGATGCCAATTCAGGAACAGGCCGAGCGCATGAAGCTCATGCGGCAGCAAGTGAAGGAGCATAACGTCTACCGTTGGGCGGGCGCGATGCTGGTCGACGCTGCCCGAAGTCGTACCCGGGAGCGGGTTCTTGGGCTGGCCGCCAAGGCTCGTCTCAGTCCCAAGCCGATCTGA
- a CDS encoding 3-hydroxybutyrate dehydrogenase, which translates to MLMGKVAIVTGSTSGIGLGIARELARLGADLVLNGFGEPGEIEAIRDRIEKDHGVRAVYDGADMSKADAVRRLISATIEKFGRLDILVSNAGIQFTAPVDEFPAAKWDAILDINLSAAFHGIAAAVPQMKKQGWGRIINIASTHGLVASTHKAAYVAAKHGLVGLTKVVGLETAGSGVTCNAVCPGWVRTPLVEKQISDMATQRGISQTQAVEELLSEKQPSLDFASPEQLGGTVAFLCSPAADQITGTTIAVDGGWTAQ; encoded by the coding sequence ATGTTGATGGGCAAGGTGGCAATCGTCACCGGCTCGACCAGCGGCATAGGGCTCGGAATTGCGCGAGAACTCGCGCGGCTCGGCGCCGACCTTGTCTTGAACGGGTTCGGCGAGCCAGGCGAGATCGAGGCGATCCGCGACAGAATCGAGAAAGACCACGGCGTGCGCGCCGTCTACGACGGTGCCGACATGTCGAAAGCGGACGCCGTGCGCAGACTCATTTCCGCGACGATCGAGAAATTCGGTCGTCTCGACATCCTGGTGAGCAATGCCGGCATCCAGTTCACTGCCCCGGTCGATGAGTTCCCGGCTGCCAAGTGGGATGCAATCCTCGACATCAACCTGTCGGCCGCGTTCCACGGCATTGCGGCAGCGGTGCCTCAGATGAAAAAGCAGGGCTGGGGACGGATTATCAACATTGCCTCCACCCACGGACTTGTCGCTTCAACACACAAGGCCGCCTATGTCGCAGCCAAGCACGGACTGGTCGGCCTGACCAAAGTCGTCGGCCTGGAGACGGCAGGAAGCGGCGTCACCTGCAATGCGGTCTGCCCCGGCTGGGTGCGCACGCCTCTGGTCGAGAAGCAGATCAGCGACATGGCCACGCAACGCGGCATCAGTCAAACGCAAGCCGTCGAAGAACTGCTGTCCGAGAAACAACCGTCACTCGACTTTGCCTCGCCGGAGCAACTTGGAGGCACGGTGGCCTTCCTGTGCTCGCCGGCAGCAGACCAGATTACGGGAACAACGATCGCCGTCGATGGCGGCTGGACCGCGCAATAG
- a CDS encoding ATP-binding protein encodes MAVSPSHLKPSGLETPASSARRAARRPLILVFIAAAMPLALFAGWVVFLNAQQQRRGSQTAAVETLDNVVNRLASEISLQLEIAETLAASATLDTPDLDAFYREATRVNEARLLWQTIQLVDPNGNQVLDVSRPLGDGMRATADRENFEQILRTRKPAIGGIGPRGPVTGKRVVAVRAPVERDGQLKFVLTVALVPDAISQILKSAGAPAGWVGFVVDAKGNIVARTFGEQSELGQSASDTVRQAIASAPEGSYVKTTSAGDQVDSIYKVIPGTSGWSVHFGIPTQELNGPVQRSALFLAGGGILSFVLALTLAWYTIRDISLRRREQEAQAALALSASEERRRLTIDAADLGVFSWDFATREALVSPRAREMLQIEGSRSDGDMSLPIDRMLSSIDPADQQQFESSLLSCRSGNVAIADFRTASPNSRWLRASGRLSRLDDRNLDVVYGVILDIDETKRAELERQQLLRRLSDAEENERRRIARELHDQIGQTVTGLLLGLKGLEPFLGASQKRKLGLEKLNWLQGLARGIGRDIHQVASDLRPTALDDLGLYKALEAFCAEIQRRFGLSVDYQPLGRRDRLGQDVEIAVYRAVQEAINNVVKHARARNISVVIDRRTAELRIVVEDDGNGFDLQGFSQGDSRHSKLGLSVIEERLTLLGGSLAIESEPGHGTSLFMRIPVPTEEMGYVPDPDHVN; translated from the coding sequence GTGGCCGTTTCGCCGTCTCATTTGAAGCCTAGCGGCCTGGAAACACCGGCCTCGAGCGCCCGGCGTGCGGCGCGCCGTCCTCTGATCCTCGTGTTTATTGCCGCTGCGATGCCTCTGGCGCTTTTTGCAGGATGGGTCGTTTTCCTGAATGCCCAGCAGCAACGCAGAGGGTCTCAGACCGCCGCCGTGGAGACTCTTGATAACGTCGTAAACCGGCTTGCTTCGGAGATCAGTCTCCAGCTCGAGATCGCCGAAACCCTCGCGGCTTCCGCGACGCTCGACACGCCGGACCTCGATGCGTTCTATCGGGAAGCCACGCGCGTTAACGAAGCACGACTCCTTTGGCAGACCATTCAGCTGGTCGATCCCAATGGAAATCAAGTGCTGGACGTCAGCCGGCCGCTCGGAGACGGGATGCGCGCCACTGCCGACCGCGAAAATTTCGAACAAATCCTCAGGACAAGGAAGCCGGCCATCGGCGGCATCGGGCCACGAGGTCCTGTCACCGGCAAGCGTGTGGTCGCCGTGAGGGCTCCGGTCGAGCGCGATGGACAGTTGAAGTTCGTGCTCACGGTGGCCCTCGTCCCCGATGCAATCAGCCAGATCTTGAAGAGCGCAGGCGCCCCGGCAGGTTGGGTGGGCTTCGTCGTTGATGCCAAGGGCAACATCGTCGCCCGGACCTTCGGCGAGCAGTCCGAGCTCGGACAATCCGCCAGCGACACCGTACGTCAGGCGATCGCCTCTGCGCCCGAAGGAAGCTATGTCAAGACCACCTCTGCCGGCGACCAAGTGGATTCGATCTATAAAGTCATTCCAGGCACCAGCGGATGGTCCGTCCACTTTGGAATACCGACGCAAGAGCTCAACGGGCCGGTTCAGCGCTCGGCGCTCTTTCTTGCCGGCGGAGGAATCCTGAGCTTCGTTCTGGCGCTCACTCTGGCTTGGTACACAATTCGCGACATTTCCTTGCGTCGGCGCGAACAGGAGGCTCAGGCGGCACTGGCGCTCAGTGCCAGCGAGGAGCGACGCAGATTGACGATCGATGCGGCCGACCTCGGCGTCTTCAGCTGGGACTTTGCCACCAGAGAAGCGCTGGTATCGCCCCGCGCTCGGGAAATGCTCCAGATCGAGGGTTCGCGCTCCGACGGCGACATGAGCCTCCCGATCGACAGGATGCTGAGCAGCATTGATCCCGCCGATCAACAGCAGTTTGAGTCATCGCTGCTCAGTTGCCGTTCGGGCAACGTCGCAATTGCTGATTTCCGTACTGCCTCCCCTAACAGCAGATGGTTGCGGGCCAGCGGCCGCCTATCTCGTCTGGATGACCGGAACCTGGACGTTGTTTACGGCGTCATTTTGGATATTGATGAGACCAAACGAGCCGAGCTGGAACGGCAGCAGTTGCTCCGACGTCTTTCGGATGCGGAAGAAAACGAGCGACGTCGAATTGCGCGAGAGCTGCATGATCAGATCGGGCAAACGGTGACCGGTCTCCTCCTCGGCCTCAAGGGTCTGGAACCGTTTCTCGGCGCGAGCCAAAAACGCAAACTTGGATTGGAGAAGCTCAACTGGCTGCAAGGGCTGGCAAGAGGGATTGGACGCGACATCCATCAAGTCGCCTCAGATCTGCGGCCGACCGCTCTGGACGATCTGGGGCTTTACAAGGCGCTCGAAGCATTTTGTGCGGAGATCCAGCGCCGCTTCGGGCTGAGCGTTGATTATCAACCCTTGGGCAGAAGGGACCGTTTGGGCCAAGACGTCGAAATCGCTGTCTACCGCGCCGTCCAGGAAGCCATCAACAACGTGGTCAAACACGCACGCGCTCGAAACATCAGTGTGGTCATTGACCGGCGTACGGCGGAGCTGAGGATCGTCGTCGAAGACGACGGGAACGGCTTCGACCTTCAAGGGTTTTCGCAAGGCGACAGCCGTCACTCAAAGCTGGGCCTTTCGGTGATCGAGGAGCGCCTGACACTGTTGGGCGGATCTCTGGCGATCGAATCTGAACCCGGCCACGGCACCTCCCTTTTCATGAGAATTCCGGTGCCAACAGAGGAGATGGGCTATGTGCCCGATCCGGATCACGTTAACTGA
- a CDS encoding response regulator transcription factor: protein MCPIRITLTDDHPLVLAGMKALLQGVEDIEIVGEATDGQAALDVIQQTTPDIAILDISLPGVSGLEVARRLAAQLPQVRLLALTVHEDHAYVQPMLQAGVRGYLLKRSAADELERAVRAIAGGGLYLDPAIAEKALPSTLGAHASSSTAATSELTPRESEVLRLIAQGFSNKEIANQLSISIKTVETYKARAVEKLGLYTRADIVRYGVALGWLGHPAKSADQV, encoded by the coding sequence ATGTGCCCGATCCGGATCACGTTAACTGACGATCATCCGCTCGTTCTGGCCGGGATGAAAGCACTGCTTCAGGGCGTGGAGGACATCGAGATTGTCGGCGAAGCGACTGACGGACAGGCTGCACTCGACGTCATTCAACAAACCACACCTGACATCGCTATCCTGGATATCTCGCTTCCGGGAGTCAGCGGCCTGGAAGTCGCTCGTAGGTTGGCGGCTCAGCTGCCGCAGGTTCGTCTGCTGGCTTTGACCGTTCACGAGGATCACGCCTACGTCCAGCCTATGCTACAGGCGGGCGTCCGCGGATATCTGCTGAAGCGCTCCGCGGCCGACGAACTCGAGCGCGCAGTTCGCGCGATAGCGGGAGGCGGACTGTATCTGGATCCCGCAATAGCAGAGAAAGCGCTTCCATCCACGCTAGGGGCGCATGCCTCTTCGAGCACTGCAGCAACCAGCGAATTGACGCCGCGCGAGAGCGAGGTTCTCAGACTGATCGCGCAAGGCTTCAGTAACAAGGAAATCGCCAATCAGCTCAGCATCAGCATCAAGACCGTTGAAACCTACAAGGCCAGGGCCGTGGAAAAGCTCGGGCTTTACACGCGCGCAGACATCGTCCGGTACGGTGTTGCACTCGGGTGGTTGGGCCATCCCGCGAAGAGTGCCGATCAGGTTTGA
- a CDS encoding MDR family MFS transporter, whose translation MSTLQTAADANAAGEGRTTAAPADPAVTAKTWIAVGGATLGAFMAVLNIQIVNASLADIQGAIGAGTDDGGWISTSYLIAEIVVIPLSGWLAQVFSIRVYLLTNAILFLLFSAACALAQNLPQMIVLRAVQGFTGGVLIPMAFTLIITLLPKAKQPIGLALFAISATFAPAIGPTIGGYLTENWGWEYIFYVNLVPGTVMIAMLWFSLEPASMNLSLLGKGDWPGIVTMAIGLSALQTVLEQGNKDDWFGSPFIVKMSVIAAVALSAFLWIELTARKPLLNLRLLARRNFGFGILANFLLGIALYGSVFILPVYLSRIQGYNAEQIGMVLAWTGLPQLLFIPLVPQLMRRFDARIIIGIGFALFAASNFMNVHMTNDYATDQLFWPNVVRAVGQAFVFAPLSAVATAGIEAENAGSASGLFNMMRNLGGAVGIALLQTLLTKREHYHSNVLMQSVSMLEQATQARVEKLTQYFISHGVIDRSDAAHRAYVAIGRIVQKQAFILAFSDMFFLLGAALIVALAASMLLKKPGQLDTGGAH comes from the coding sequence ATGAGCACGCTGCAAACCGCTGCCGATGCAAACGCCGCCGGTGAAGGCCGGACAACGGCGGCGCCGGCGGATCCCGCCGTAACCGCAAAGACCTGGATCGCGGTGGGCGGCGCGACACTCGGCGCCTTCATGGCGGTGCTCAACATCCAGATCGTCAATGCCTCACTCGCCGACATCCAGGGCGCGATCGGCGCCGGAACCGACGACGGCGGCTGGATTTCGACCTCGTATCTGATCGCCGAGATCGTGGTAATCCCGCTCTCCGGCTGGCTGGCCCAGGTGTTCTCGATCCGGGTGTATCTTCTCACCAACGCGATCCTGTTCCTGCTGTTCTCGGCGGCCTGCGCATTGGCCCAAAACCTGCCGCAGATGATCGTATTACGCGCGGTGCAGGGCTTTACCGGCGGCGTGCTGATCCCGATGGCATTCACGCTCATCATCACGCTGTTGCCGAAGGCGAAGCAGCCGATCGGACTCGCGCTGTTTGCGATCTCCGCGACGTTCGCTCCCGCAATCGGGCCAACGATCGGCGGCTATCTCACCGAGAACTGGGGCTGGGAGTATATTTTCTACGTCAACCTGGTACCCGGCACCGTAATGATTGCGATGCTGTGGTTCTCACTCGAGCCCGCCTCGATGAATCTGTCGCTGCTTGGCAAAGGCGACTGGCCGGGCATCGTTACGATGGCAATCGGCCTGTCCGCGCTGCAGACGGTTCTGGAGCAAGGCAACAAGGACGACTGGTTCGGTTCACCCTTCATCGTCAAAATGTCGGTTATCGCCGCGGTCGCGCTGTCCGCCTTCCTGTGGATCGAACTGACGGCAAGGAAGCCGTTGCTAAATCTGCGGCTGCTGGCTCGCCGCAATTTCGGCTTCGGCATCCTTGCCAACTTCCTGCTCGGTATCGCGTTGTACGGCTCGGTGTTCATCCTGCCGGTCTATCTGTCGCGTATCCAGGGCTACAATGCCGAACAGATCGGCATGGTGCTGGCGTGGACCGGACTGCCGCAATTGCTGTTCATCCCGCTGGTGCCGCAACTGATGCGGCGTTTCGATGCCCGGATCATCATCGGCATCGGCTTCGCGCTGTTCGCCGCCTCCAATTTCATGAACGTCCACATGACCAATGATTACGCCACCGACCAGTTGTTCTGGCCCAATGTCGTTCGTGCGGTCGGTCAGGCCTTCGTGTTCGCACCGCTGTCGGCCGTCGCTACGGCAGGCATCGAGGCCGAGAACGCCGGCTCGGCCTCCGGCTTGTTCAACATGATGCGCAACCTCGGCGGCGCCGTCGGCATCGCACTGTTGCAGACGTTGCTGACCAAGCGCGAACACTATCACTCCAACGTGCTGATGCAGTCTGTCTCGATGCTGGAACAGGCGACGCAGGCGAGGGTCGAGAAGCTGACGCAGTATTTCATCAGCCACGGCGTGATCGACCGCAGCGATGCTGCGCACCGGGCCTATGTCGCGATAGGCAGGATCGTGCAGAAGCAGGCGTTCATCCTCGCCTTCAGCGACATGTTCTTCCTGCTCGGCGCCGCGCTGATCGTGGCACTCGCGGCCTCCATGTTGCTGAAAAAGCCCGGCCAGCTCGATACCGGCGGCGCCCACTGA
- a CDS encoding Crp/Fnr family transcriptional regulator, with protein MEHSSSLPLSINSDLNVKQPCSDAALRDPGRNELVSRLSTSSRCRLLDSCETVPLNRGQVLYDRGTPLRYGYFIESGGCSVTTRAGDCLPVEIHTLGMKDFVGVPLVLGMHVSPHRCSVRLPGQALRIRSEQLISLIKRDVELEKLLLGYVQAILIHSSQLSACNSRHTLHQRLARWLLVASDRLGSREVPFTHSYIANALAVRRAGVTVALGYLAREGVIRCRRAGIVVADETKLKAMSCDCQGIILSAHNRSAAVPALRTAYS; from the coding sequence ATGGAACATTCGTCCTCGCTGCCGCTGTCGATCAATAGCGACCTCAACGTGAAGCAGCCTTGCAGCGACGCAGCTTTGCGCGATCCTGGTCGCAACGAACTCGTATCACGGTTGTCGACGTCGTCGCGGTGTCGCTTGCTCGATAGCTGCGAGACGGTGCCTCTTAACAGGGGGCAAGTTCTCTACGATCGTGGCACGCCGCTGCGTTACGGCTACTTCATCGAGTCGGGTGGATGTTCCGTTACAACCCGGGCTGGCGACTGCTTGCCTGTGGAGATCCATACCCTCGGCATGAAGGATTTTGTCGGCGTACCCCTCGTCCTCGGCATGCACGTCTCGCCGCACCGATGCAGCGTGCGACTGCCGGGGCAAGCGCTGCGTATCAGGTCCGAGCAACTGATCTCGCTGATCAAGCGGGACGTCGAGCTCGAAAAGCTGCTTCTGGGTTATGTGCAGGCGATCTTGATCCACAGTTCGCAATTGTCGGCCTGCAATTCCAGGCACACGCTGCATCAACGACTCGCACGCTGGCTGCTGGTCGCCAGCGACAGGCTCGGGTCTCGCGAGGTGCCTTTCACGCACAGCTACATCGCGAATGCTCTCGCAGTCAGGCGCGCCGGAGTTACGGTTGCTCTCGGATATCTGGCGCGCGAAGGCGTGATCAGATGCCGGAGGGCAGGGATCGTTGTCGCGGACGAGACCAAGCTGAAGGCAATGTCCTGCGATTGTCAGGGGATCATTCTATCGGCGCACAACCGTTCCGCCGCGGTACCGGCTCTCCGCACGGCATATTCGTGA
- a CDS encoding integrase family protein, translating to MTDIRIALSDKAIAQLPIPEDGWYLARDTELKGFFVVVGKRKRTFTVQGDLRQRGKRASSIRVSIGDASELTTRAARAIAKEYLAQISKGHHPRKRLDEKPGQAGSDGNSSVAAPTLKQAWQRYLEAHLVRKGRSDKTISGYRDHVERLFSEWLEIPLLDLANDPSRVAEKHDQLTKQNGPYMANGSMRTLRAIYNHARKTNRSLPRDNPADAVDWNQEERRNTGMGVSDLKGWFIELASLDNPIRREFHLFTLLCGSRPTALQQAKPKHINFRRRTLHIPKPKGGSKRAFDIPLSREMILCLIRVLRFGRQMYSSQAREWLFPAESGSGHLAETKEDRDILSKWGNDLRQTFRTIATAAGVSEFDAKLLMNHSIPGVNAGYVTRHKLVEDHLRSQQQAISTVVFSALGKSLTEQEALINWLGRGVSRRAVPQFRLEPNTLGEQQERIRQAA from the coding sequence ATGACTGACATTCGCATTGCTCTCAGCGACAAGGCCATCGCTCAGCTACCGATTCCTGAAGACGGTTGGTATCTGGCTCGCGATACCGAGTTGAAAGGCTTCTTCGTCGTCGTGGGGAAGCGGAAAAGGACGTTCACCGTTCAAGGAGATCTTAGACAACGAGGAAAGCGGGCCTCGTCCATCAGAGTGTCGATTGGAGACGCCAGCGAGTTGACGACGCGAGCGGCCCGCGCGATTGCCAAGGAATATCTTGCTCAGATCAGCAAGGGACACCACCCAAGGAAGAGGCTAGATGAAAAGCCGGGGCAGGCCGGGTCCGATGGGAACAGTTCCGTAGCGGCCCCTACCCTGAAGCAGGCTTGGCAGCGCTATCTGGAAGCCCACTTGGTCCGAAAAGGCCGGAGCGACAAAACGATAAGCGGCTATCGCGATCACGTCGAGCGCCTCTTTAGTGAATGGCTCGAAATCCCTCTCCTCGATCTCGCGAACGATCCCAGTCGCGTCGCTGAAAAGCATGATCAGCTTACCAAGCAGAACGGTCCCTACATGGCGAATGGCAGCATGCGAACGCTGCGGGCCATTTACAATCATGCTCGGAAGACCAATCGATCGCTACCGCGTGACAATCCGGCGGATGCTGTCGATTGGAACCAGGAGGAGCGAAGGAATACCGGCATGGGCGTCAGCGACTTGAAAGGATGGTTCATAGAGCTGGCGAGTCTAGATAATCCAATCCGACGCGAATTCCATCTTTTCACCTTGTTGTGTGGGTCTAGGCCCACCGCCTTGCAGCAGGCTAAGCCGAAACACATCAATTTTCGACGGCGAACGCTCCACATCCCTAAGCCCAAGGGAGGCAGCAAGCGAGCGTTCGACATCCCGCTGTCACGTGAAATGATCCTGTGTCTCATTCGGGTGCTTCGTTTCGGCAGGCAAATGTATTCGTCTCAAGCACGGGAATGGCTGTTTCCAGCTGAGAGCGGCTCCGGACACCTAGCTGAAACAAAGGAGGATCGAGATATCTTGTCAAAGTGGGGCAATGACCTTCGTCAAACATTTCGGACGATTGCCACCGCTGCTGGCGTTTCGGAGTTCGATGCCAAGCTCCTCATGAACCATTCTATCCCTGGTGTGAACGCAGGTTATGTCACTCGACACAAGCTGGTTGAAGACCACCTGCGCAGCCAGCAACAAGCTATCAGTACCGTCGTGTTTTCCGCACTCGGTAAGTCGCTCACGGAACAGGAAGCCCTGATCAATTGGCTTGGCCGCGGAGTTAGTCGAAGAGCCGTACCCCAATTCCGGTTGGAACCAAACACTCTGGGCGAGCAGCAAGAAAGAATTCGGCAGGCCGCATGA
- a CDS encoding DUF5985 family protein, producing the protein MAAVIYSLCAITSGFCAWLLARAYFGSRSKLLLWSAICFAGLTLENAALWMDKIIFPQIDLSALRLSIGLLAMTVLLIGMVWEAE; encoded by the coding sequence ATGGCCGCGGTGATTTACAGCCTCTGCGCAATCACGAGCGGCTTCTGTGCTTGGCTGCTCGCTCGAGCGTATTTCGGTAGCAGGTCGAAACTGCTCCTATGGAGCGCAATCTGCTTTGCGGGACTGACCCTGGAAAATGCCGCTCTCTGGATGGATAAGATCATATTTCCTCAAATCGATCTTTCTGCCCTGCGTCTATCGATCGGGCTCCTTGCGATGACGGTCCTGCTCATCGGCATGGTGTGGGAGGCGGAGTGA
- a CDS encoding DUF5985 family protein, whose protein sequence is MDHLNPVLSGATAFASFLASVHFLKFWRKSGDALFLFFAAAFAIDAVARFVLAVVQVTNASEPVFFIPRLITFGLIAFSIAGKNALPKKRK, encoded by the coding sequence ATGGATCATCTGAATCCCGTCCTGTCGGGAGCGACGGCGTTCGCGTCGTTTCTGGCGAGCGTGCATTTCCTGAAGTTTTGGCGTAAGTCGGGGGACGCCCTTTTTCTGTTCTTCGCCGCGGCTTTTGCGATCGACGCCGTTGCGAGATTTGTCCTGGCGGTGGTGCAAGTGACGAATGCGAGCGAGCCGGTGTTCTTCATTCCGCGGCTGATCACGTTCGGCCTGATCGCGTTCTCCATCGCCGGAAAGAACGCCCTTCCGAAGAAGCGGAAATGA